Proteins co-encoded in one Christiangramia fulva genomic window:
- a CDS encoding T9SS type A sorting domain-containing protein, with amino-acid sequence MKQKYLIAFLLIGFLMFAAPATAQESARAAQHTETPIEGLSIYPNPVTGGKVFISSSKNHDKIIEIYNVLGKSVYKTRIRGRELDVSTLAPGIYILKIQEDKARATRKIVVK; translated from the coding sequence ATGAAGCAAAAATACTTAATCGCTTTCTTACTTATTGGTTTTCTGATGTTTGCTGCCCCGGCTACCGCACAGGAATCTGCTCGTGCCGCTCAGCATACCGAAACGCCAATTGAAGGCCTGTCGATCTACCCTAATCCGGTGACCGGCGGTAAGGTATTTATTTCCTCTTCTAAAAATCACGATAAGATCATCGAAATCTACAATGTTCTTGGGAAATCTGTTTATAAAACACGTATCCGTGGCCGAGAACTTGATGTTTCCACGCTTGCTCCCGGTATTTATATTTTGAAGATTCAGGAAGATAAGGCCCGCGCCACCCGCAAGATCGTGGTTAAATAA